Proteins encoded by one window of Bos javanicus breed banteng chromosome 22, ARS-OSU_banteng_1.0, whole genome shotgun sequence:
- the CISH gene encoding cytokine-inducible SH2-containing protein gives MVLCVQGLCPLLAVEQIGQRPLWAQSLELPQQVMQPLSAGAFLEEAVEESPAQPEREPKVVDPEEDLLCIAKTFSYLRESGWYWGSITASEARQHLQKMPEGTFLVRDSTHPSYLFTLSVKTTRGPTNVRIEYADSSFRLDSNCLSRPRILAFPDVVSLVQHYVASCAADTRSDSPDLATTPALPTPKEDVPGDPALPATAVHLKLVQPFVRRSSTRSLQHLCRLVINRLVADVDCLPLPRRMADYLRQYPFQL, from the exons ATGGTCCTCTGCGTTCAGGG ACTTTGTCCTTTGCTGGCCGTGGAGCAGATTGGGCAGAGGCCCCTGTGGGCCCAGTCCCTGGAGCTGCCCCAGCAAGTTATGCAGCCTTTGTCTGCTGgcgccttcctggaggaggcagtagAGGAGTCCCCAGCCCAGCCAGAGAGGGAGCCCAAGGTGGTGGACCCCGAGGAGGACCTGCTGTGCATAGCCAAGACCTTCTCCTACCTTCGGGAATCTG GCTGGTACTGGGGTTCCATTACGGCCAGTGAGGCCCGGCAACACCTTCAGAAGATGCCAGAGGGCACCTTCCTGGTACGTGACAGCACCCACCCCAGCTACCTGTTCACACTGTCCGTCAAGACCACCCGCGGGCCCACCAACGTGCGCATTGAGTACGCCGACTCCAGCTTCCGCCTGGACTCCAACTGCCTGTCCAGGCCGCGCATCCTGGCCTTCCCAGATGTGGTGAGCCTGGTCCAGCACTACGTGGCCTCCTGTGCTGCAGACACCCGGAGTGACAGTCCCGACCTTGCCACCACCCCGGCCCTGCCCACCCCGAAGGAAGATGTGCCCGGTGACCCAGCCCTGCCCGCCACGGCCGTTCACCTGAAGCTGGTACAGCCCTTTGTGCGCAGGAGCAGCACCCGGAGCCTGCAGCACCTGTGCCGCCTCGTCATCAACCGCCTGGTGGCCGACGTGGACTGCCTGCCGCTTCCCCGGCGCATGGCTGACTACCTCCGACAATaccccttccagctctga